The Gemmatimonadaceae bacterium genome has a window encoding:
- a CDS encoding dihydrodipicolinate synthase family protein yields the protein MVLKGILAPVVSTFDRASGELDLDAFSANVRAHLAAGLHGIVVAGSTGEAVLLDETERGRLVEAARAVTPRDRLLLAGAGAESTRVTLQRARQAAAAGADAVLVVSPHYYTAAMTADALLGHFRRVADESPIPVVLYNIPKYVGFTISPSIVTELASHRNIIGIKDSSGDRDLMSVYINAQRRDFAVLTGSGAQLHAALGAGAVGGILAVALFAPELSLAVYERTLARDDAAAAAAQARLALLASTIVGSLGVAGVKAAMDAVGLHGGPVRSPLRPLSAPDAAKVRELLAQGVRAAAS from the coding sequence ATGGTGCTCAAGGGCATTCTGGCGCCGGTCGTCTCGACGTTCGATCGCGCCTCGGGTGAATTGGATCTCGACGCCTTCTCGGCCAACGTGCGCGCCCACCTCGCCGCGGGGCTGCACGGCATCGTCGTGGCCGGATCCACGGGCGAGGCGGTGCTGCTCGACGAGACGGAACGCGGCCGGCTGGTGGAGGCGGCGCGCGCCGTCACGCCGCGCGACCGGCTGCTGCTGGCCGGCGCCGGCGCCGAGTCCACGCGCGTCACGCTGCAGCGCGCCCGGCAGGCCGCCGCCGCCGGCGCCGACGCGGTGCTCGTGGTGTCGCCGCACTACTACACGGCGGCGATGACCGCCGACGCCCTGCTCGGCCACTTCCGCCGCGTGGCCGACGAGAGCCCGATCCCGGTGGTGCTGTACAACATCCCCAAGTACGTGGGGTTCACGATCTCGCCGTCCATCGTCACCGAACTGGCGTCGCACCGGAACATCATCGGCATCAAGGACAGCTCGGGCGATCGCGACCTGATGTCGGTGTACATCAATGCGCAGCGCCGGGATTTTGCCGTGCTCACCGGCAGCGGCGCGCAACTGCACGCGGCGCTCGGTGCCGGAGCGGTGGGGGGCATCCTCGCCGTCGCGCTGTTCGCGCCCGAACTGTCGCTGGCCGTGTACGAGCGCACGCTGGCGCGCGACGACGCCGCCGCCGCCGCGGCGCAGGCGCGCCTCGCGTTGCTCGCGTCCACGATCGTGGGCTCGCTGGGCGTGGCCGGCGTGAAGGCGGCGATGGACGCGGTGGGGCTGCACGGCGGTCCGGTGCGCAGCCCGCTGCGGCCGCTGTCCGCGCCGGATGCGGCCAAGGTCCGCGAACTACTGGCGCAGGGAGTGCGCGCGGCCGCTTCCTGA